Proteins co-encoded in one Halodesulfovibrio sp. genomic window:
- a CDS encoding low specificity L-threonine aldolase, with amino-acid sequence MINFASDNYSGVHPRVMQALAAANTGCVSSYGDDPYTAAADAAFKKIFGDDIASYIMINGTGANVLGLSSIMKPYHAVICSTIAHINVDETGAPENVLGSKLLTVDCKDGKLTPEDVEPFLLAKGVVHHSQPKVISITQSTEYGAVYTPQEVKALGDFAHENDMYLHMDGARIANATAALGVDVASFTRDAGVDVLSFGGTKNGMMFGEAVVFFDSTLSEGFEYLRKQNLQLLSKMRFASCQFTELLRDGLWLEMASHSNAMAKRLAEGLAGVSGLTVCNEVEANEVFVLMQPEHQDEMHKQFAFYEWDELTHEVRLVCSFDTTEQEVDSFIAAARTICR; translated from the coding sequence ATGATTAATTTTGCCAGTGACAACTATTCTGGTGTGCACCCGCGTGTTATGCAGGCGTTAGCCGCTGCAAATACTGGCTGTGTTAGCTCTTACGGGGATGACCCATATACAGCTGCAGCTGACGCTGCGTTTAAAAAAATATTTGGCGACGATATTGCGTCTTATATAATGATTAACGGAACTGGTGCAAATGTGCTTGGTTTGTCTTCGATTATGAAGCCGTACCATGCGGTGATTTGCTCAACGATAGCACATATCAATGTTGATGAAACAGGTGCTCCAGAGAATGTGCTGGGCAGTAAATTGCTTACGGTGGATTGTAAAGACGGTAAGCTGACGCCTGAAGATGTTGAGCCATTTCTTTTAGCGAAAGGTGTTGTTCATCACAGTCAGCCTAAAGTTATTTCGATCACACAGTCCACAGAATATGGTGCTGTGTATACGCCGCAAGAGGTCAAAGCGTTGGGCGACTTTGCGCATGAAAATGACATGTACCTGCATATGGACGGCGCTCGAATTGCGAATGCAACGGCTGCGTTAGGTGTGGATGTTGCGTCGTTTACACGAGATGCCGGAGTCGATGTGCTTTCGTTTGGCGGCACAAAGAACGGTATGATGTTTGGCGAAGCGGTGGTCTTTTTCGACTCTACGCTTTCAGAAGGATTTGAATATCTTCGTAAGCAAAATCTTCAATTGCTTTCAAAAATGCGCTTTGCATCCTGTCAATTTACAGAGCTGCTGCGTGATGGTCTTTGGCTTGAAATGGCAAGCCATTCTAACGCAATGGCAAAACGTCTTGCAGAAGGGTTAGCTGGTGTTTCTGGCTTGACTGTCTGCAATGAGGTTGAAGCAAACGAAGTGTTTGTGCTCATGCAGCCAGAGCATCAGGATGAGATGCACAAGCAATTTGCATTTTATGAATGGGATGAACTTACGCACGAAGTACGCCTTGTTTGCTCTTTTGATACCACAGAGCAGGAAGTGGACAGTTTTATTGCTGCCGCGCGCACAATTTGTAGATAG
- a CDS encoding glycosyltransferase, with product MKTIQIINVRWFNATAWYGLYLARLLREAGHETLVITEPDTDADRKAKEWGFTPLHFDLNSSNPIKLMRAYAQLHKLIAEFAPDIVNCHRGEGFILWGLLRKYLESFKLVRTRGDQRLPKNNLPNRWLHTNVADAVVATNSVMANHFTSKLNVPAHKVSTILGGVDTDTFIFTKEGRDDFRKQLGYDDTNFVVAMLGRFDEVKGQKELIEAVAELYHAKGMKHLRLMLLGFDSATSQKEVESWIAANNLQEVCCITGKVDDVAAAISAMDLGVIASKWSETIARAAFEIMACQRPLISTGVGVMPDFMDEEAMFTAGDVDALAAAIERAAKDEVYLKRISASQQHEIAALSGQKFLEKTLTLYSSL from the coding sequence ATGAAAACAATACAGATAATTAACGTACGCTGGTTCAATGCAACTGCATGGTACGGGTTGTACTTAGCCCGCCTTTTGCGTGAAGCAGGTCATGAAACTCTTGTTATAACAGAACCGGATACCGATGCGGATCGAAAAGCAAAAGAGTGGGGCTTTACTCCGCTGCACTTCGATTTGAACTCTTCGAATCCGATAAAGCTGATGCGAGCGTATGCCCAGCTTCACAAGCTGATTGCTGAGTTTGCTCCAGATATCGTTAATTGTCATCGTGGTGAAGGTTTTATTCTGTGGGGTTTGTTGCGTAAGTATCTTGAATCGTTCAAGCTGGTTCGCACAAGGGGTGACCAACGCTTACCGAAGAATAATTTGCCCAACAGGTGGTTGCATACAAATGTTGCTGACGCTGTAGTTGCCACAAACAGTGTTATGGCGAACCATTTTACTTCCAAACTGAATGTTCCAGCGCACAAAGTATCAACCATTCTTGGTGGAGTGGATACGGATACGTTTATTTTCACCAAAGAAGGGCGGGACGATTTTAGAAAGCAGCTGGGATATGATGATACAAACTTTGTTGTCGCCATGCTTGGGCGTTTTGATGAAGTTAAAGGGCAAAAAGAGTTGATTGAAGCCGTTGCTGAGTTGTATCATGCAAAGGGAATGAAACACTTGCGGTTGATGCTTCTAGGCTTTGACTCTGCGACATCGCAAAAAGAAGTTGAATCTTGGATTGCAGCGAATAATCTGCAAGAAGTCTGCTGCATCACAGGAAAGGTTGATGATGTTGCAGCAGCCATATCCGCAATGGACTTAGGCGTTATTGCATCAAAGTGGTCAGAAACAATTGCCCGTGCTGCTTTTGAAATAATGGCGTGCCAGCGTCCTCTCATTTCGACAGGTGTAGGTGTAATGCCCGATTTTATGGATGAAGAAGCCATGTTCACTGCTGGAGATGTTGATGCATTGGCGGCAGCTATCGAGCGCGCAGCCAAAGACGAAGTGTATCTTAAACGCATTAGTGCATCACAGCAGCATGAAATTGCTGCATTATCCGGTCAGAAATTTTTAGAAAAAACGCTTACGTTGTATTCGTCATTATAA
- a CDS encoding PhoH family protein — MTQTLVTKTLDFDDIQLANELFGPQNKNLTIISKESGVDLDTRGTALHASSADEGALHTVLNLITQLYGLLKSGNPIYAKDITYAYGMLLREPGVDLQKLFKDSVFVVSPKKTIAPKTLSQRDYVAALRKNEMVFAIGPAGTGKTYLAVAMALSMLLTKKVKKIILTRPAVEAGEKLGFLPGDLVEKVDPYLRPLYDALHDMLDSEKVSHMIETGIIEIAPLAFMRGRTLNNAFVILDEAQNTTPEQMKMFLTRMGYGSRMVVTGDVTQIDLPVCGQGRAPRSGLIETQRVLSNIEGIRFLHFHQDDVVRHPLVAKVVNAYERYTAELTNKE, encoded by the coding sequence ATGACACAAACATTAGTGACAAAGACTTTAGACTTTGATGACATTCAACTTGCGAACGAGCTTTTTGGTCCGCAAAACAAAAACCTCACAATTATTTCAAAAGAAAGCGGCGTCGATCTGGACACCAGAGGCACCGCCCTGCATGCAAGCTCAGCCGATGAGGGAGCATTGCACACTGTTCTAAATCTGATCACACAGCTATACGGTCTGCTCAAATCCGGCAATCCAATATACGCGAAGGATATCACATACGCTTACGGCATGCTCTTGCGTGAACCGGGCGTTGATTTGCAGAAGCTTTTCAAAGATTCAGTCTTTGTGGTTTCTCCTAAAAAAACTATCGCGCCTAAGACATTAAGCCAGCGTGACTACGTAGCTGCATTGCGTAAAAACGAAATGGTTTTTGCCATTGGACCAGCCGGAACCGGTAAAACATATCTTGCTGTTGCGATGGCATTATCAATGCTTCTCACTAAGAAAGTGAAAAAAATCATCCTGACAAGACCGGCTGTTGAGGCGGGTGAGAAATTAGGATTTCTCCCCGGTGATCTTGTGGAAAAAGTTGATCCATATTTGCGTCCTCTCTACGATGCCCTGCATGACATGCTGGATTCTGAAAAAGTATCCCACATGATCGAAACCGGAATAATTGAGATAGCTCCGTTAGCTTTTATGCGTGGACGCACCTTGAATAACGCATTCGTTATATTGGATGAAGCGCAAAATACTACCCCTGAGCAGATGAAAATGTTTTTAACACGTATGGGTTACGGTTCCCGCATGGTAGTTACTGGCGATGTTACCCAGATTGATTTACCTGTATGTGGACAGGGGCGTGCCCCGCGTTCTGGTCTTATTGAGACACAAAGAGTGTTGTCCAACATAGAGGGAATCCGTTTTCTACACTTCCATCAGGATGATGTTGTCCGTCATCCTTTAGTTGCAAAAGTTGTTAATGCGTATGAGCGCTATACAGCAGAACTGACAAACAAAGAATAA
- a CDS encoding HDIG domain-containing metalloprotein — translation MTSKSKARSSGQKGTTKKRHCRSAYPRLGIFVFLTALIGLAILSGTNLRPPLPLYVAGEVAAQDVLATQNLLFEDTSSTLAKRKQVAALQPPIYDLDRSPISKIQDKFRLIFDLINSPIASASEEDSIRWQIEEILNVEVSRKTFSHWKEERFQSIFYTQALPYLIDKLNKGIVADSTLMLQNRNGYLIRDLAHNNETLHSVSFKLGDLASIKKGLVKELRKKGKAPLRTRNAVLSLVSPVLTPTITPNRVETQQREQLAVESIDPVYYSIKKGESIVRKGERVTLPIQIKLQALLAHKNQRFFPYQMLGVFMTTLLLGAGLAFERSGRRLSSLRNEDLFFTTLVIILFAGGAKAFTLLQGHFDGTQQAVAMLPILYPVAGALGLSGLIFGIRRCSVISLIISFLCTVMLGGTIEMFLFYFIGSMLNVWLVQHAESRKDIALSGLPLMGGLVITWLGLALYQQLDMPDIIVGATFAAANGIISLLVVFALSPIIELVFNYTTRFKLMELMNLEQPLLQELMMNAPGTYHHSLILSNLVEAGAKSIGANSLLCKVAALYHDIGKLIKPQYFIENQGRAKNPHDKLTPAMSTLILISHVKKGVELARKYRLGHEIEDIIQQHHGTSVIRYFYTKAAEQDDSLCKDDFRYPGPKPKSREAAIVMLADAVEASSRVLADPTPSRLKGHIDTIIKGIFSEGQLDDSELTFADLTKVGESFHRVLTGIFHRRIEYPEEQRAGCIKNHEEKNGNGDKPKNGPAPEAA, via the coding sequence ATGACTTCTAAAAGTAAAGCACGCAGTTCAGGGCAAAAAGGAACTACGAAAAAACGCCATTGCAGATCAGCTTATCCACGATTGGGCATTTTCGTTTTTCTTACTGCACTGATCGGACTTGCAATTCTTAGCGGAACAAACTTGCGTCCGCCTCTGCCACTCTACGTTGCAGGCGAAGTTGCAGCGCAGGATGTGCTTGCCACACAGAACTTACTCTTTGAAGACACCAGTTCAACACTTGCTAAACGTAAGCAGGTTGCCGCACTGCAACCACCAATCTATGATCTTGACCGCTCCCCTATTTCAAAGATTCAAGATAAATTCCGACTCATTTTCGACTTGATTAACTCACCTATTGCTTCTGCAAGTGAAGAAGATTCTATCCGCTGGCAAATTGAAGAGATCCTTAACGTTGAAGTCTCTCGTAAGACTTTCAGCCACTGGAAAGAAGAACGGTTCCAGAGTATTTTCTACACGCAAGCACTTCCATATCTTATCGACAAGTTGAACAAAGGGATTGTGGCAGACAGTACATTGATGTTGCAAAATAGAAACGGATATCTCATCCGTGACCTTGCACATAACAATGAAACGCTTCACTCTGTTTCGTTCAAATTGGGTGATCTTGCGTCTATAAAAAAAGGTCTTGTTAAGGAGCTACGGAAAAAGGGAAAAGCACCGCTCCGTACACGTAATGCGGTCTTATCTCTTGTTTCACCAGTGCTCACTCCGACAATCACTCCAAACAGAGTTGAAACACAGCAGCGAGAGCAGCTGGCAGTCGAGTCAATTGACCCTGTATATTACAGTATCAAAAAAGGTGAGAGCATCGTTCGCAAAGGCGAACGAGTCACGCTACCGATCCAAATTAAACTGCAAGCGCTGTTAGCGCATAAAAACCAACGCTTCTTCCCGTATCAAATGCTTGGGGTGTTTATGACAACCCTGTTGCTCGGTGCAGGACTTGCGTTTGAGCGCAGTGGACGCAGGCTAAGCTCGTTGCGTAATGAAGATTTGTTCTTCACCACGCTCGTTATCATCCTTTTTGCGGGTGGTGCTAAAGCGTTCACACTCCTTCAGGGACACTTTGATGGGACGCAGCAGGCTGTTGCCATGCTTCCTATCTTATATCCAGTTGCAGGTGCACTAGGGCTTTCTGGACTTATATTCGGCATCAGACGTTGTAGCGTCATTTCGCTTATTATCAGCTTCCTTTGCACTGTCATGCTAGGCGGAACAATTGAAATGTTCCTCTTCTATTTTATTGGCAGCATGCTTAATGTATGGCTGGTTCAACACGCAGAAAGCCGTAAAGACATTGCTCTTAGCGGACTTCCTCTCATGGGCGGGCTGGTAATTACGTGGCTTGGCTTAGCGTTGTATCAACAGTTGGACATGCCTGACATCATTGTTGGAGCAACCTTTGCGGCAGCAAACGGTATTATATCGTTGCTAGTTGTGTTTGCGTTAAGCCCTATTATTGAACTTGTCTTCAACTACACAACCCGCTTTAAGCTAATGGAGTTGATGAACCTTGAGCAGCCATTGCTTCAGGAACTTATGATGAACGCCCCCGGCACCTATCATCATTCACTTATTCTCTCCAACCTTGTTGAAGCTGGTGCAAAGTCCATTGGTGCAAACAGCCTGCTCTGTAAAGTCGCAGCGCTGTACCATGACATTGGTAAACTTATAAAGCCTCAGTACTTCATTGAAAATCAGGGACGTGCAAAAAATCCTCATGACAAATTAACGCCAGCCATGAGTACCCTTATTCTTATTTCGCACGTAAAAAAAGGTGTTGAGCTTGCTCGCAAGTATCGCCTTGGACACGAGATCGAAGATATTATTCAACAGCATCATGGCACATCTGTTATCCGCTATTTCTATACAAAAGCAGCTGAACAGGATGATAGCCTATGCAAAGATGACTTCCGTTACCCGGGTCCAAAACCTAAAAGCCGAGAAGCCGCAATTGTTATGCTTGCTGATGCAGTTGAAGCTTCGAGTCGTGTTCTTGCTGACCCGACGCCAAGCCGCTTGAAGGGGCATATTGACACCATCATCAAAGGAATCTTCTCTGAAGGACAACTGGACGATTCCGAACTTACTTTTGCCGACTTAACCAAAGTCGGGGAGAGCTTCCACCGAGTTCTTACCGGTATTTTCCACCGAAGAATTGAGTACCCTGAAGAACAGCGTGCGGGGTGCATCAAGAACCATGAAGAAAAAAACGGTAACGGCGATAAACCTAAAAACGGTCCTGCTCCAGAAGCAGCATAA
- the ybeY gene encoding rRNA maturation RNase YbeY, whose amino-acid sequence MITIKKSQSVDWLLPFSRSELRNAMEAMLSAIGHSGKDVEINLVDDATIADLNASFLQCDGPTNILSFPASDDGSTQGIGWLALSMDTLERECLLYGQERAEHALRLIAHGTLHLAGYDHGEEMFALTDVALDAGIATLH is encoded by the coding sequence ATGATTACGATAAAAAAAAGCCAGTCTGTTGACTGGCTTCTTCCCTTTTCGCGCAGTGAATTACGCAATGCAATGGAAGCTATGCTTTCCGCCATCGGACATAGCGGTAAAGACGTTGAAATTAATCTTGTCGATGACGCAACCATTGCAGATTTAAACGCGTCTTTCCTTCAATGTGATGGTCCTACCAACATTCTTTCATTTCCAGCTTCTGACGACGGTAGTACACAAGGCATCGGCTGGTTGGCACTCTCCATGGACACTTTAGAGCGGGAATGCCTTTTATATGGTCAAGAGCGGGCTGAGCATGCCCTACGCCTCATTGCGCACGGCACACTACACCTTGCAGGATACGACCACGGCGAGGAGATGTTCGCGTTAACTGATGTTGCCCTTGATGCCGGAATCGCCACTCTCCATTAA
- a CDS encoding 3D domain-containing protein, whose amino-acid sequence MKHCIYIIISLVVITIVNQHQREISTLKNLVESQNQLISAMQISQRNISVQTKLALTIGRNTQQSLHDSRTKRIVKVTAYSPRKAETDSTPFTTAYNTKVRPGIIAVSRDLFAKGWTFGRKVYIKSLGVFTIEDLMAKRKKNQIDIFIPETTKAIAFGRKNMEAHLLAQPRTQQETYTHLYRSPTPDFLLAADDFCKRRP is encoded by the coding sequence ATGAAACACTGCATCTACATAATTATCTCACTAGTTGTTATAACCATTGTTAATCAACACCAACGAGAGATATCTACACTAAAAAACTTAGTTGAATCACAGAATCAACTAATTAGTGCTATGCAAATTTCTCAGCGTAATATATCTGTACAAACAAAACTAGCTCTTACAATAGGTCGTAACACACAGCAGTCACTACATGACTCCCGTACTAAACGCATTGTAAAAGTCACTGCATATAGTCCGCGAAAGGCAGAGACCGACTCTACTCCGTTTACAACTGCCTATAACACCAAGGTGCGCCCTGGAATAATTGCAGTATCCCGTGATCTTTTTGCCAAAGGCTGGACATTCGGAAGAAAGGTTTACATCAAGTCTCTGGGAGTATTTACAATAGAAGACTTAATGGCAAAACGTAAAAAAAATCAGATTGATATATTCATTCCAGAAACAACAAAAGCCATCGCATTCGGGCGAAAAAACATGGAAGCACACTTACTTGCGCAGCCAAGAACACAACAAGAAACGTACACCCATCTCTACCGCTCACCTACGCCAGATTTTTTGCTTGCTGCTGATGACTTTTGCAAAAGAAGACCATAA
- a CDS encoding MFS transporter, which yields MKLSFKDKNLFLLFGITLFVVMGVSSILPVLPSAGRSLHIPMSEIGLLLTSFTFPGIFLTPLAGILADRYGRKAVLIPALVLFGLAGFSCSLTTNYQTILFLRVLQGIGAAPISLLYTTITGDLYTGRERLKIMGYNATVLSLGTALFPFIGGVLGELGWQYPFMLPILALPLALLCALHLDLPNPKSTETISGYFKKTAHIISSRKALVLFGMTLCTFAILYGPIITYVPILADNAFNASPSRIGLLFGVSSLFTGVAASQLGRLRRFVSVRTMLCFAAVFFFAAMATMPLPKSFWMLAIPISFFGMGQGLSFPNLAAKLTGIASMEKRGAVMAVNGSVLRIAQTISPPLFSIPFVFSGVSAVFYTATLIGVGMFFLALNCPPDEQTEN from the coding sequence ATGAAACTTTCTTTCAAAGATAAAAATCTCTTCTTGCTCTTTGGCATCACCCTTTTCGTTGTCATGGGTGTTTCAAGCATCCTTCCTGTTCTGCCAAGCGCTGGACGTTCTTTACACATCCCAATGTCAGAAATCGGCTTACTCCTCACAAGCTTTACTTTTCCGGGAATTTTTCTCACGCCTCTTGCAGGTATCCTTGCTGATAGATACGGCAGAAAGGCTGTCCTTATCCCGGCACTCGTACTTTTTGGACTTGCAGGATTCTCGTGTTCGCTCACAACAAATTACCAAACCATTCTTTTTTTACGTGTGCTGCAAGGCATCGGCGCAGCGCCAATCAGCCTTTTATACACCACCATCACAGGCGATCTGTACACGGGCAGAGAACGCCTTAAAATAATGGGCTACAACGCAACTGTTTTAAGCCTCGGCACAGCGCTTTTTCCTTTCATCGGCGGTGTCCTTGGTGAACTGGGCTGGCAGTATCCATTTATGTTGCCTATTCTGGCTCTGCCGCTTGCCCTACTCTGCGCTTTGCACCTTGACCTGCCGAACCCGAAATCCACTGAAACAATTTCTGGCTACTTCAAAAAAACTGCGCACATCATTTCATCACGAAAAGCACTTGTCCTTTTCGGAATGACACTCTGCACGTTCGCTATTTTGTACGGTCCAATTATCACATATGTGCCAATTCTTGCTGATAATGCGTTCAATGCCAGCCCATCCCGTATTGGTCTTTTGTTTGGCGTTTCTTCATTGTTCACTGGAGTTGCAGCTTCGCAACTTGGGCGCTTACGCCGTTTTGTATCTGTCCGGACAATGCTATGCTTTGCTGCCGTATTCTTTTTTGCAGCTATGGCAACCATGCCTTTGCCAAAAAGTTTTTGGATGCTTGCCATACCAATCAGCTTCTTCGGCATGGGGCAAGGACTTTCATTCCCTAATTTAGCTGCAAAATTAACTGGAATTGCCTCTATGGAAAAACGCGGGGCAGTGATGGCTGTTAACGGCAGCGTGCTACGTATTGCCCAGACAATCAGTCCTCCGCTCTTTTCAATCCCGTTCGTTTTCAGCGGCGTTTCCGCCGTTTTTTACACTGCGACACTCATAGGCGTTGGCATGTTCTTTCTAGCACTGAACTGTCCACCCGACGAACAGACAGAAAATTAA
- a CDS encoding type 1 glutamine amidotransferase domain-containing protein: MGLLDGKKVLMFVGDLFEDLELMYPKLRLIEEGAAVVLAGLDTNATYKGYHGYPVKADVLLSDVNPDNFDILVLAGGFAPDKLRRDMDVKKITRKMHEQGKTLAFICHAGWIPISAGIVKGYTCTSTRGIIDDLENAGAKWVNESVVVDRNMVSSRAPDDLPAFCRAIIQHASSQQ, from the coding sequence ATGGGTTTATTGGATGGAAAAAAAGTACTGATGTTCGTAGGAGATCTTTTTGAAGATCTTGAGCTCATGTACCCTAAACTTCGCTTGATTGAAGAGGGCGCGGCTGTGGTTCTTGCCGGTCTGGATACAAATGCTACGTACAAAGGATATCATGGATATCCGGTGAAGGCAGATGTTCTGCTTTCGGATGTTAATCCGGACAATTTTGATATTTTGGTTCTTGCCGGTGGGTTTGCGCCTGATAAATTACGCCGTGATATGGATGTAAAAAAAATTACCCGTAAAATGCATGAGCAAGGCAAAACACTTGCATTTATTTGTCATGCAGGCTGGATACCTATTTCTGCGGGAATCGTTAAAGGCTATACTTGTACCTCTACGCGTGGAATTATTGATGACTTGGAAAATGCCGGTGCAAAATGGGTGAATGAATCAGTTGTTGTCGACCGTAATATGGTAAGCAGCCGAGCGCCCGATGATCTTCCAGCCTTTTGTAGAGCTATTATCCAGCATGCTAGCAGTCAGCAATAG
- the glpK gene encoding glycerol kinase GlpK: MAKYIGAVDQGTTSSRFIIFDKKGRIVGMDQKEHEQIFPKPGWVEHNPMEIWENTQEVIKGALQKSGLKGSDIAAIGITNQRETTVIWDKATGKPYYNAIVWQCTRTDQICKELMAEGGQDRFREKTGLPIATYFSGPKMKWIMDNVPGVRAAARNGDALIGTMETWIIWNLTGGAQGGAHVTDVSNASRTMLMDLETLEWDKEILDIMDVPAEGLPRIVSSSDNDTWGTTEENGPLGARVPVCGALGDQQAALVGQACFDTGEAKNTYGTGCFMLLNTGTKPIQSKQGLLTTVGYKFGNEETVYCLEGSIAIAGALIQWLRDNLNLISAAPEVEELAKSVEDNGDVYVVPAFQGLFAPYWRSDARGVIAGLTRFANKGHIARACLEAVAYQTRDVIEAMNKDSGVALSTLKVDGGMVMNELLMQFQSDSLCVPVVRPQVTETTCLGAAYAAGLAVGYWTSIEDLRANWAIDKTWDPQLSKDEREKGYAGWKKAITRTFDWVE, from the coding sequence ATGGCTAAGTACATTGGCGCTGTTGACCAGGGAACTACAAGCTCACGTTTCATTATTTTTGACAAAAAAGGTCGCATTGTCGGCATGGATCAAAAAGAGCATGAGCAGATTTTCCCTAAGCCGGGCTGGGTAGAGCATAACCCAATGGAAATTTGGGAGAATACTCAGGAAGTAATTAAAGGTGCTTTGCAGAAGTCTGGATTGAAAGGTTCCGACATCGCTGCCATCGGTATTACCAACCAGCGTGAAACTACTGTTATCTGGGACAAAGCTACAGGTAAACCTTACTATAATGCTATTGTTTGGCAGTGCACACGTACTGACCAGATTTGTAAGGAGTTGATGGCTGAAGGTGGACAGGATCGCTTCCGCGAAAAAACTGGGCTTCCTATTGCTACCTACTTCTCCGGTCCTAAAATGAAATGGATCATGGATAATGTACCTGGCGTTAGAGCTGCTGCTCGTAATGGTGACGCTCTTATCGGTACCATGGAAACTTGGATTATCTGGAACCTTACTGGCGGCGCACAAGGCGGCGCACATGTAACAGACGTATCCAACGCTTCCCGCACCATGCTTATGGATCTTGAAACTCTCGAATGGGATAAAGAAATCCTTGATATCATGGATGTCCCTGCAGAAGGTCTCCCACGCATCGTATCTTCTTCTGATAATGATACTTGGGGTACTACTGAAGAGAATGGTCCTCTTGGTGCACGCGTACCAGTTTGTGGCGCACTTGGTGACCAGCAGGCTGCACTTGTAGGGCAGGCTTGCTTTGACACTGGTGAAGCTAAAAACACTTACGGTACTGGTTGCTTTATGCTTCTTAATACCGGTACCAAGCCTATCCAGTCTAAACAGGGTCTTCTTACTACCGTTGGTTACAAATTCGGTAACGAAGAAACTGTATATTGTCTGGAAGGTTCTATTGCTATCGCTGGTGCTCTTATCCAGTGGCTGCGTGATAACCTTAACCTCATCAGCGCTGCACCTGAAGTTGAAGAACTTGCTAAGTCTGTGGAAGATAACGGCGACGTTTACGTTGTTCCTGCCTTCCAGGGCTTGTTTGCTCCGTACTGGCGTTCCGACGCTCGCGGCGTAATCGCAGGTCTTACTCGTTTCGCTAACAAAGGTCACATTGCACGTGCTTGTCTCGAAGCTGTTGCATACCAGACCCGTGACGTTATCGAAGCTATGAACAAAGACTCCGGTGTTGCTCTTAGCACTCTGAAAGTTGATGGTGGTATGGTAATGAACGAACTGCTCATGCAGTTCCAGTCTGATTCTCTGTGCGTACCTGTTGTTCGTCCTCAGGTTACAGAAACCACTTGTCTTGGCGCTGCATACGCAGCTGGTCTTGCTGTCGGTTACTGGACTAGCATTGAAGACCTGCGTGCAAACTGGGCAATCGACAAAACATGGGATCCGCAGCTTAGCAAAGACGAACGTGAAAAAGGATATGCTGGTTGGAAGAAAGCTATTACGCGTACTTTCGACTGGGTTGAATAA